The following are from one region of the Theropithecus gelada isolate Dixy chromosome 6, Tgel_1.0, whole genome shotgun sequence genome:
- the LOC112626364 gene encoding guanylate-binding protein 6, with the protein MSTINHQALEQLHYVTELTELIKAKSNPRPDGVEDSTEFVSFFPDFIWTVRDFTLELKLNGDPITEDEYLENALKLIQGKNPKVQTSNLPRECIRLFFPKRKCFVFDRPTHDKDLLANIEKVAEKQLDPKFQEQTNIFCSYIFTHARTKTLREGITVTGNRLGTLAVTYVDAINSGAVPCLENAVITLAQRENSAAMQRAADYYSQQMAQRVKLPTDTLQELLDVHAACEREAIAVFMEHSFKDGNQEFQKKLVEITMNKKGDFLLQNEESSVQYCQAKLNELSKGLMESISAGSFSVPGGHKLYMETKEKIEQDYWQVPRKGVKAKEVFQRFLESQVVIEKSILQSDKALTDREKAVAVDRAKKEAAEKEQELLKQKLQEQQQQMEAQEKSLKENIAQLKEKLQMEREHLLREQNMMLEHKLKVQKDLLDEGFKKKSEEMNAEINQLKHVIDTTKNDDTPWIARTLDKLGDELTSILSAPAKLIGQVVKGVSSLFKKHKLLF; encoded by the exons ATGAGCACCATCAACCACCAGGCCCTGGAGCAGCTGCA TTATGTGACGGAGCTCACAGAACTCATTAAGGCAAAGTCCAACCCAAGGCCTGATGGAGTAGAAGATTCCACAGAGTTCGTGAGTTTCTTTCCAGACTTTATTTGGACTGTACGGGATTTCACTCTGGAGCTGAAGTTGAATGGTGACCCTATCACAGAAGATGAGTACCTGGAGAACGCCTTGAAGCTGATTCAAG GCAAGAATCCCAAAGTTCAAACATCCAATTTGCCCAGGGAGTGCATCAGGCTTTTCTTTCCAAAACGGAAATGTTTTGTCTTTGACCGGCCAACACATGACAAAGACCTTCTAGCCAATATCGAGAAGGTGGCAGAAAAGCAACTGGATCCCAAATTCCaggaacaaacaaacattttctgttcTTACATCTTCACGCATGCAAGAACCAAGACCCTCAGGGAGGGAATCACAGTCACTGGGAATC GTTTGGGAACTCTGGCAGTGACTTACGTAGATGCCATCAACAGTGGAGCGGTGCCTTGTCTGGAGAATGCAGTGATAACTCTGGCCCAGCGTGAGAACTCAGCTGCCATGCAGAGGGCAGCTGACTACTATAGCCAGCAGATGGCCCAGCGAGTGAAGCTCCCCACAGACACGCTCCAGGAGCTGCTGGACGTGCATGCGGCCTGTGAGAGGGAAGCCATTGCAGTCTTCATGGAGCACTCCTTCAAGGATGGAAACCAGGAATTCCAGAAGAAGCTCGTG GAAATCACAATGAATAAGAAGGGGGATTTCTTGCTGCAGAATGAAGAGTCCTCTGTTCAATACTGCCAGGCTAAACTCAATGAGCTCTCAAAGGGCCTAATGGAAAGTATCTCAGCAGGAAGTTTCTCTGTTCCTGGAGGGCACAAGCTCTATatggaaacaaaggaaaagattgaACAGGACTATTGGCAAGTCCCCAGGAAAGGAGTAAAG GCAAAAGAGGTCTTCCAGAGGTTCCTGGAGTCACAGGTGGTGATAGAGAAATCCATCTTGCAGTCGGATAAAGCCCTCACTGATAGAGAGAAGGCAGTAGCAG TGGATCGGGCCAAGAAGGAGGCAGCTGAGAAGGAACAGgaacttttaaaacagaaattacagGAGCAGCAGCAACAGATGGAGGCTCAAGAGAAGAGTCTCAAGGAAAACATAGCCCAGCTGAAGGAGAAGCTGCAGATGGAGAGAGAACACCTCCTGAGAGAGCAGAATATGATGCTGGAGCACAAGCTGAAG GTCCAAAAAGATTTGCTTGATGAAGGATTTAAGAAGAAATCTGAGGAGATGAATGCAGAGATAAATCAATTAAAACATGTGATTGATACTACAAAAAATGATGATACTCCCTGGATTGCGCGAACCTTGGACAAACTTGGCGATGAGCTAACTTCAATATTGTCTGCTCCTGCTAAATTAATTGGTCAGGTTGTCAAAGGTGTGAGCTCactctttaaaaaacataagCTCCTCTTTTAA